aaaacaacaaggcaccgggtgatgatggaatcacggctgagcttctgaaagcaggcggaacgccggtactaaaggctcttcagaggctgttcgattccgtcatacttgagggaaaaacgcctacggcatggcacagaagtgtggtgatacttttttttcaaaaaaggcgacaaaaccttgttgaaaaattatagacccatctcacttctgagccatgtctacaagctgttttcgagagtcatcacgaatcgtctcgcacgcaggctcgacgacttccagcctcccgaacaagccggtttccgaaaaggctttagtaccatagaccacatacatacgctacggcagattatacagaagaccgaggagtataatcagccactttgtctggcgtttgtggactatgaaaaagccttcgactcgatcgagacctgggcagtgctacagtctctccaacggtgccaaattgactatagatacatcgaagcgctgaagggcttgtacgaaaacgccacaatgtcggtccgcctccaggatcagaactcgaaacctatccagttgcagcgaggggtgagacagggagatgtcatatctccgaaactgttcaccaccgccctggaagatgttttcaagcttctggactggagcggattcggcataaatatcaacggcgagtatatcacacaccttcgtttcgcggacgatatcgtagtcatggctgagaccgtggaggacctaaacacaatgctcgatggcctcagtagagcctctcaacaagtgggtcttaaaatgaacatggacaagacaaaaattatgtcaaatgcccgtgttgtacccactcctctgaaggttggagacactacactcgaacttgttgacaattatgtatacctgggacaaacagtccagttaggtaggtccaacttcgagaaagaggttaatcgtcgaatccaactcggctgggcagcgttcgggaagcttcgcgaaattctcacgtccgaaataccgcagtgtctcaagacaaaagtatttgaccagtgtgtgttgccagtgatggtgtatggctctgagacgtggtcgcttactatgggcctcataagaaggctcaaggtcacccaaagagcgatggagcgtgctatgctcggagtttccctgcgtgatcgaatcagaaatgaggagatccgtaggagaaccagagtgactgacatagcccgcagaatcgctaaaatcaagtggcagtgggcggggcacatagctcgaagagctgatggccgctggggcaggaaagttcttgagtggcgaccacgagctggaagacgtagcgtgggcaggcctcccactaggtggaccgacgatctggtaaaggtcgcgggaagtacctggatgcaagcggcgcaggaccggtctttgtggaaatccttgggggaggcctttgtccagcagtggacgtctttcggctgaaacgaacgaacgaacgatgttaTCTTGGCGTATTTAACAAATGTTTAGCTCACGTGATGTGTGTGATGAAACTGAAATCCCCCACCCCAATATACTCGAAGCTCACCCAAAGCAGTAGTGATCCTGATCTCCCCTGGCTTCGGCCTGGGCTGCTTCTCCTTAGTTgatttcttctttttcttcttcttggcTGGTGTGGGGGAAGCCGGGGCGGCGAGCACCTGGGTCACTACTGGAGCTGTCTGTACCACGACGCTGCTTACAGAATGCGAGGGCAGTTGCTGGGGACAGAGCAGGTGGAATGATAGCTCACCTAGAAACGAGAATGGAGCGATGGGTTTAAATTAGTTTGTGGAGCATAGCTTTTGTTTGTCAGAAAAATGGTATGAATTAATAACAAAACACCAAGTAGGTAGTGGTAGGCACTGCTTACacttcccttctatgatctgaggcttACACAATAGTTAGTCGAAGAGCTGTAATGTCTATTCTGTTTCTTGAAACATGTTGTCACGTCTATACCTATCACTAGATTCTAGAACCTCagaatcaattaattaatacctatactATGCAGTGGGCAGGATCGATCAGAGCCGTATTTAtagaagactagctttccgcctgtggcttcgcccgcgtggaattttgtctgtcacagaaaaactttatcgcgcgcgtccctgtttcaaaaaccgggataaaaactatcctatgtcctttcccgggacttaaactatctctatgccaaatttcatcaaatcggttcagtggtttaggcttgAGAGcgagacggacagacagacagagttactttcgcatttataatattagtatagatttatttatgtaaaaaggatttttaattaaatagctAAATTGACAaggtttttataatatacagtttttttatttcttttcttatAAAAGTTAAACTGAAGTTATTTTTGTCTCTATCAAGTATAatgtacagtttttttttcttatcttatGAAAGTTAAACTGAAGTTATTTTTGTCTCTATCAAGATGGTCGAATATAGCGTAAAATTAAAGTAGCAAAGAGCCTTACCGTGGCGATGGTGGATATGGGAGGCAGCGCGTTGGTGACGGTGACCACGTTGTGATGCTCCTGCCGCTTGTCGGCGGCGGCCGACGGCAGCTTGGCGTACTGCGGACAAGAAACCCTTTGGtcgtatatttatttaatgaaggaAACATACAACTTTTATAAttcatataggtacctacatgaaaaGTTTTGATAAGACATAAGCCAAAAAAGTTTTAATGTTAGTTCGTTAATAGCGTATGTAGACATTATAATAAGTTACGTAATTACTAGGTAATTTCATTGTTTACAAAGCATTGGCGTTTTGTCATAGCACTGAGTTTATACTGTCAAaaaacttcgttcgtttcagccaaatgacgtccactgctagacaaaggtctccctcaaggatttccactacgACTGGTCCTACGCTGCCGCATCCAGGTATGTGCGGGTTACCGCGTCCACGACGCTACAATGTATTTCCCACGTCTTGCGAACTTTTCTGtaccaacggccatcagctctacgagctatgtgtcctgTCCACTGCCActtaaaaacttatttattacaatttttatGTAACTACAGCATTTTTTCATGGTCGTCATGTAGTCTACAGCTGGATATAGACCTTACTTAGAACGCGGCCATAAAAACTTGAGGTAACTTGAGGCATAGTTGCATGGAACTTGCGTTAAAGAAGTAACTCTAGAAATCTGATGatgcttccacagaccaaacgcggggttTTTTGACAACCacccgcgttgcaactgctgCCTTCAGTGTGCCTActgccgcgctgcaactgacccgcactgcttctgacccacgtttggtctgtggaagcctttacTTAGAAATATCGTTATTAAAGCACACGCTAAACCCAGACCAGTTAAAGAACTTGGACTCGGCATGGGACACACtaaaaaccagcgtcgtggccttcctcaccgtgggccacggcatatgctgagtgaagtcccattgcgatgggcatcgctgttgcgaaagggtagcactgctcagttcactttttatttccttgtgcTATTTCTGTCGTTTTTTCCGTATACCTTATttgtccttaactaagtgatgttcatcgtaataaatgtttctttctttctaaagcaCTTACCGTAGCAATAGTAGATATGGAAGGCAGCGCGTTAGTGACTGTGACGATGGTGGGTTGCTCTTCCCGCTTGCACTCGTTGGCCGGCGTGGAGTATTTGAGCAGGTGGTGTAGCGGCAGAGGTAAGGCGGAAAGGTAGTCCGCCACGCCCCCGCCTAGGGTCTGCCATGTTGAACTGTCGGAGACGTCGCCAATGCCTTGGGAGAAAAAGAATCTTACAAAATATTGATACGATAAATACGGAAATGTACGAAACTCAGAGTAGGTACCTTACCTATAAGTTATTGGGGTTGTCAATAGGTTAGTCTGGAATAAAACGGTTAAGGCTCCTATCGCGATATGGTAAAACCCGCCAGCACGACCGCTTGTTAGTTCACGAGACCGCGATTGATGAGTTGTTGTTTTCTTGTAAGCATTTAATCAGAAATATCGAGAAGGTAGTGCTTACTAACGATCGCGTAGGCCGTAGATCTTGCTGACTATAGACACTCACTTAAGTCCCTGATCAAGGGAATACAAATGGGTAAAAAAAGCTGATTGTGATCTATCTGTGTACATCATCGCAAATTCACTAAATATACAGCTAATCCGAGTGCCATGTCAGGCGTTTGCCGCGCTTGCACACTTATACGTAAAGAAAAGTGTCCGTATCATCCACGTGCAAAATGTGCTCATAAGCCATTTTTAATCAATAACTTTTATTCAAGGAAGATCAGCAGCGACGGTATTTCCGTCATGTGTGGTAAAGCCCTTAAGCATCTTTCTTGTCAAATACCAGATTCTAACTCAAgcgaaaaaacaataaaataagggCACTTACTAATAAACtcagcgggcgcggcggcggcggagcggTCAGCGCGGGTCTCCTGCTTGATGGCGCGCGCGAGAGCCGCCGCCTCCTTCGGCTCGTGTAGCACCACCAGCAGCTGCTGCCCTTGCTGCAGCGGCGCTTGCGTCACTGTGCACAGACGTTCGTGTTTCAATAGGATGTCTATAGTTTGGCAATGCAAGAGGACTAACAAGCATCAGACAGTTGAATCATACTTTTCTTTGAGTTGCAACTaataccgcctctgtggtctagtggtaagagcACCTgattcagacgcagaggtcccgggttcgattcccactggaagcagatttttctgttcggtttggttggtggtagggcttgttctaagtccgcctggctagctaccaccatcttacttaagtctgtcgccataacaacaatgttaacagcattgttgtgttccggcagttagaggtaagatagccagttcctccatggttgaggattccgggtgaagctcgcttccaccttcggcctgatcatcacttaccatcaggtgagatacaggccaagagcttcctcgttgtggataaaaaaaaactttacataAGTACAATACATTGTTAACGATGTTGTTGACTCATTGCGTTGCTGTCATACGTCAGGCCCTCGCAACGCTAGGGTCCTGCTTGTCACCGCCGCCACATTGTTTCACACATAGCTATAGTCAGCACGCTTTAGTTACCCCTGACATCGCAAATAATAAACTAGATACTGAGTTAGAGACAGGAACTGTTACTTACCAAAAGTGTCTCCCTGCTGCTGCATCATGGTGGCCATGATGTCATGCGTAATGTCCTCGCGGTACTCGCGCTTATCACGCTGCTCGGCCTTCAGCTGCTGCACTTCAGCTTGCACGTAGGTCTGCCCGCCGTAAGTTACTAACTGACCCAGATAATAAGTCTAAAAATGTCGGAACAGTATTTACCACGTGTCGCTTGCTGCTGCCTCATATCAAGGCGGTTATTTATGAAGTCAAGCGTCAGATCCGAAGCCGAAGCGCTGTGTTTTCTTCGGTTACCGCACCTTTACCTCTAAATAGCTGACTTATAGTTTACATAGATTAACGTATACTCGTACCAATAGGAACGTTACTTACCAAAAGTGTCTCCCTGCTGCTGCATCATGGTGGCCATAATGTCATGCGTGATGTCCTCGCGGTACTCTCGCTTATCCCGCTGCTCGGCCTTCAGTTGCTGAACCTCGGCTTGCACGTAGCTGGTCTGCCCGCCGTACGTGATGTTGCCCAGGTTGACCGACGACGACGCCGAGATCGTCTGGTATTTCACGCCGGTGTTCACTGTTTAAATATCGGAGCACTTGAGGAAACGTGTAACGTCAAGATGTTTTTaaactaatttcattatttcgAATTATTTAGACCCGGAAGtaattaaagtaatattttgGAAACATCTACAGCAAgcatgtgaaaatatttaaaaaaactactacatgaaagtttttgaaaaagttcaattgttgtaattaaaaatgtgataaatatttgtgaaaaaaatgTAACCACCGAAcacttacacaacaaaagtgaccaccgaacactttggttatgaggaacaaaatgttgtgtaaattaaacaaataatacttagttcggtggtcacttttgttgtgaaagcagtaaccaaacatttcaGTTGTCACCGTGTTTGCATATACTATTTATTTACCTGTATGTATAGTCGGCATGGCGGTCAGCACAGCTGTTGGTTGCGCGCTGCTCACCACGACCACGCTCTCGGCCTGCCTGAACTTGACCCCGTCCACCACGGTGCCCCCCGGCGCCACCGCAAACTGGACCCCTCCGCCCCCCTGGTACCTGGTCTCCTGGACCACCCCCGAGTTGTTCCCGCCCCCCTCATAACCGAACTTCGCGGCGAACTGGTGGATACTCGGGATCGCCGCCGCCGTCGGAATGTGACCCGTGAACGGAGCGAAATTCATCTTGATCTAATTCTGCAACCAAACATTCAGCGTCGATGTGTGCGTAAGGGTATGGGATGGGCCCCATGCTTCGCTGAAGGCGGTGGAAGGAGGAGGGAGTTGCGTCTTGAGTCACTAAAACCGATGGTGTGGGTGACATTTCGCCGCAAAACTTTTCCAACATCAACAAAACATTTCTTCACTTCTAATCCGGATTAAGTAACCATTGTTAAATTAgccttaaatattaatttaagtttaaataatttaatagaaGTCATCAAAATTTGAAAAATCGAAGGCCAATTAAACATTGACCGAATCCGCGTGCACTTCGGCGTGCGATCGTTACACATGGCTGCTCGAAACAGGTTTGAAGAGCTAAGGGGCTGGGGGTAGCGCGGAAACGCAGCCATGCACCGGATTACCGGACAGGTGGTGTATGCGGCGCGCGAACCACAACAGACCGAGTCAAGGGTGCGGCCCCTGCAGGGCGCTAACTCAACCCCCGCCATTCTGCCTCACCCCAACGCGCTTTTCTAACGCTTTATTTTTAGCGGCCCGCTCTCCCACACCATCGGAGGCGGAGGCGCGCGCCTGGCCCGGTGGCCGAGTGACGGCGCGAGAGAGGACTTGGAAGGGAATCGTTACCTGATTTCTCGCGGTGAGTCGAAGATTCATCGCGTTTTAAGCGCGAGTCTTGGTGAAATACGCGAGGGTCGGTATGGCGGCGTGCGCGGACGAGTGCGCGGGACGGCGCGCATGCGCGAGCCTCGTGGGCGGCCCCACACGTGCGGCGAAGGAAGGGACTCACTCCCGAACAAAGCACCACTTACAACACTCGGGGGTGTCGTGTACTTCGCAAAACTTGAGGAAAACTTTTAAGTGCGTAACTTTCATGCATGTGTCCCGGAGGTGCACTCTGGCGCCAATACGGCACCCATTTTCTCACAAAACTTGCAAAAGAGTTGGTTAAGACAAAATTACAATGGAATAGAGCCCCGGTGATCGGGCCCCTAGCTAATCCGTCGCCTTTTAATCTGACACACTGATCACTGTAGGTAGGGTACAGACGACAACACATCAACGTAAATAATGTGCTATCTTATGTGGTTGTAacaggtgctattttgcaacaaaaagtaACCCTACTATTTATTTACAGTACAGTTTTCAGCAAAGTTGATTCAGTTTGCATTTGACTGAGGAGATAGCAGCCTCCTGACGTGCAGCGAAAAAAGAAGACGATGACGACGAAGTGGCACTTACTCCGCGAGTGACAACacgagatttatttatttaaggatagtacacaACACAATATCAATTAATATAACAATTGTGTTTTAGTGAGATTAAAAAGATAAAGAGTGTAAAAGATGCGATTAACGCATTTGAGCTGGGTTTGCAATGGGCTGAAGAGAATGGTGCATCCTGCAACGAACTTTTTTGGTCTCGCGTTTTAATAAATCTATTCAATAAAAATGAAACGCAAAATgagttggtaagcgcataactcaacaacgcctggaccaattttaccaattcttttttttatgttcgttgaagtccaaggatggttttttatggtttttacagcgagaaaaattcgaataatttccgaaATCACtccgggcggaaagctagtattgaataaaaaaacaaaaacacctGAAAATAATAGGTAAATCTTTCTTTCACGTATTTCACGTTCACGACTTTCCCggaaatattttaagatttttcgAAATGTTTAGGGAAGATAGGAATTAAATTCGTCATTTACTGATTAACTTGTTTGTGTTTTGTATCCGCGCGTTTGTGGTTTCTCTTCAACTTTGAAGCTTACGTTGACCACCTTGACGATGACGTCAAGCGTATGAGCTCGTCGCTTCACTCCTATTCAGCGAAAAAGAAGTCTTGTTAGGCCCCCAGAACAATGTTATAATTATCAGTCACCATTAACAACGAAGAGGGGTATGTAAAAAAAAGATACCGttttaaaaaatgatttttattttgatctcaTTCAAGTATCCTTTTAGTAAAAACAGGATTCATACAAAAGTTTAGCTTACTTGGGGAAACATCCTCATGCATCTTATTATGACTTACAGGTATCTATAATACTCTCAGctaataatttcaaataaacaaaGTACAAAAATAAGTAAAGTAATTGGTTAACGTACTACAAAtcctaaaaagtaaaaaataaataaacttgatTACATAACTCTAaaggaaattaaaatttaacaataccatacttaaaaaaagtaaatctaCTGTCAAAGGTATTTACAAAGAATTGAAAATGATATTTGGACTAAACAAATTGTGATGAAGTTAGTTGCATATGATGTGTGAAATGAAATTTaatcaaaacctaaataaaAGGGACAAACAATGTATATctatattaaaaagaaaatagaGCACCTTTCTTTATTTGAAGGAAGTTAGCAATATtttagaattaaaaatatttcatagtATGTAACATCAAGTTTTGAGTTTAGAGAAATCTTTTAATCTAAATTGGTAAGACATTTTACAATACATACAACTTCATtcacataatttattatcatgATGCATGTTTTATGCCGTAGAAACTAATACTAAGTACAAAAATATAATTCGAAAGTAATTTTAACCTACATTAAAGCTGACAACATTAAATTGTGGTGGAAAGTTTGCTTACAATATAATTACAACTATTCAAGTTTGAGTAACAATCAACATTTATCTAACGACATTGATTTTCAACTGTTTgttagtacagtcgacagcatatcagaccagtgttggcactaatcaattaattttttaatcaattaattaatttgattaattttaatcatgattaaattaatcctgattaaaataatcatgattaaaaaagtaatcataatcatgattaatttgttaatcattaatcaataatcattaatttgattaacttgattaacttcttaaatgttctatcgaaaacaatgttaaaacattgaattctaatattagatgtttgtttttaggctacaattctatgacaggtcatatctagataaatataaggtaacctagACTGCCCCCCGCCCCCTCCCTCTCTCGCTGAAACTtccggtgcagtcttccgagctcccgtaggaggatatcagtccacttcccctaccgttccagcacttacttgcaaccccacactcccaccacctgccccccacccctagcctcccctgaaacttctggtacgaagtctcctgcacctccccaacacgcaaaacctcctagcttagcaaccccacccttctattgaattgcccacgcgtgggcctccccccgaaacttctggtacgaagtctcctgcacctccccaacacgcaaaacctcctagtttagcaaccccacccttctattgaattgcccacgcgtgggcttctccccgaaacttctggtacgaagtctcctgcacctccccaacacgcaaaacctcctagtttagcaaccccacccttctattgaattgcccacgcgtggccctccccccgaaacttctggtacgaactctcctgcacctccccaacacgcaaaacctcctagtttagcaaccccacccttctattgaattgcccacgcgtgggcttctccccgaaacttctggtacgaagtctcctgcacctccccaacacgcaaaacttcctagcttagcaaccccacccttctattgaattgcccacgcgtggccctccccccgaaacttctggcaCGAACTCTCCTaaacctccccaacacgcaaaacctcctagtttagcaaccccacccttctattgaattgcccacgcgtgggcttctccccgaaacttctggtacgaagtctcctgtaCCTCCCCAACACACAAAACGTCCTAGTTTAGTAACCCCACCTTTccgttgaattgcccacgcttgcGTCTACcttgggagggggggggggggacttcTACCCTATCGTCAGCCAGCCCGCTTAACTTCTATCCTGCCCCAATTTTGCTGGaggataccggaagaatagaaggaattgtgagaaacaaaactagtgcgataagtgttttgagtagtgaaaattaacgcagttttttgggaaaacgacagtacaactccagatcccccctttgctagatattttataagtcgcgggtaccttttcatacactcccaacccttttcttatgaaaatagtagatagttaatcaaataatcaaattaacgattaatgattatgattaattaatcttaatcaaaatttttgattaatgattaactaatcataatcaaaaaaatttgattatgattttaatcattaatttttaatcattaatcagattaactttttgccaacactgTATCAGACTATacgttttttacattttatttttgtggcTATCATTTAATTGTCACTACATAAAATCCCAGTGTTTAGATTGATTTGCCGTCGTTTGTACGATCGTTTTCCGTAGACCGGGTAGAGATGTGACAAACGAAACATTTTAAACATACAACCGCTTACAAATCGCCACATATTAGGCCTCTGATGGTAGCTAAAAACGcatgtatttaaaatttcatccGCAACATATGACTTAACCACTTGTTAGCTCTCGCGGCAGCCATTATTTGTCCACCGATGTCAATTATCCTATTGGTCAATAGGACGGATCGCATCGTGATTATTGATAACCACTTCAAACCCcgattagtattttttattcatttacacCCGTTGCGTTACGGCAATTTTTTGACGTTAACAAAAACTAAGGGACGTAAAATTTTATCCAGGAAcgagaataaaaacatttagGTACAACTAGTTTAAAATATGATAAGATAATAAAATTGTCATGCTATTTGCTGTTTCATTAACATTTTCTACAAGATTTTTCTGAAAACTGCTTCACCAGCGGAAAGCCACTTCCCTGGTGTCATTGACAACCTACTTTTTTAAGTGCAAAGACTATTCTAATATCAATAGAAGACACATTATTGTCGTGTTTACAGAAAACAACACTTGAATAATGTAAAGAACATTCTAAGATGATATTTTTGCGAATCCTATTGGCTAATGACATTTAGCAAATCTTATTGGTCATTGACTATGGTTCATCTCTCAGTTAACAATTCGCTTATCGCGTCTTAACACGTCGCCGCACACGGGCCACCGGCCACAACCACAAAACTgtagttttcatacattttggaTTCGCCGCACACGGTTGACGCCGGTGGCCGCCACATGCCACTACAGAGGCTGTCGCGCGCTGTAGCCACTTCTAGCTACTTGTGACAGCGTTTGTGTCTGTGGCCACATGGCCACCGTGTGTGAGTGAAGACCGCTAAGAAGGATGACGGTATTATCATGGCGACATTtccaacatttaattttaattagtaaCGATATAAATATCACagtttaaaatgatatttacaCAGTTATTGTTCCTCTGACAACTGTCCGCTGGTTGATACAAAATACCATCAACAATGATATGTATCCTCATTGTGAATTAACTGTAAACTAAGCCACCTATATTTAATTGTTCCTATTCTAAATTACTAACTAGATCAGTTAATTAAAAAGAAGCTTAATCGAAAACGGAAACTTACTCTAATGTAAGCGGCATAACAATGTCAATGACTTATACATTGTAGACTTTAGAAGATCAACTTGCTACCATGAATTGGATAATACAGGCAAATTATGACGTACGCGTCCGTAGGTTATGTTTGAACCAAGATAGTCTTGGAGCCAACAGACTAATGTGTATATCAGACTTAGACTGACCTTGGACataataacaaacgtcaaacgcAGAGTACGCGCAATGAATGCCAACATGCGCAGATTTTTGGGAAAAGGAAGAAGTGCCAATATGTAGGGAAGACGAAACTCCGCTGGTCTAATATGGACCCATGCATGGACTTTAATCATTAATGTACGAACGCGGCATTATAATATATGACACCACTATACTGAAATGATATCAATTTAcactataattaaaaaaaacctgaCTAAATCCTCAAATGACAACTAAAAACTTGTCAGAGTGAATAATGCCATAAAAAACGTCTGGGAAccatatataaataaacaataaaaaaaacacaaagcCAAAAAAGAACAGTCAAAAAAGGAGATCAGACTAGTTTGATTTTTCAACATGCCTTGATCAataaaatgttgtaaataaaaaatatgtaaaaaataaataaaataaatgtagggTAGATTGTTGTCAGTTTGCGGAATACACATTTTGATTTGTATTATCCAATGTAATAAATGAGCCAGTAAAAACTCATAGAATCGAATAAGGTACCACGAGTTTATCCACAATTacatactatttcaaaatagcCACAAGATTGTCCGTACCCTGTTCACACGCCGGTGTATTTACATGTTTATTAAATTCAAGGATTTCAAGGATTTATCAAAATTGTAAACAAGTGCCGCTATCTTATTCTTAATCTCAAATCAATTCGAgtaattttgtgaaaaatgtttacttacAAATACGACGAAATAAGTCTTCGATAACTTATTTTACTGTACATAAAGCGAATCATGTGTTTAAAAGCTAAGTGTAATATTACCTTAGATCTATTGTCTTCTCTCTCTACAGTCCAACATCACTTATGCTTCAATACTGTCTCCTTAAACACTTGTAAAACACAATTCCACACAAATTCGAGGGGTCGATCCTTCCGTCATGGTCTCGGAATATTCTTAACACTTATCGATTCGCCTTCGTCGCTAATGAAGGTACCACATGTTTGCCAATACCCTGTTTCGCCTTTTGGGAGTCCAAATCGCCAAGAAATTTTGTGGTGGTGAGGCCAGAGTCAACAAAATCTCGATTGCTTGTAATCTTTGATTTGATTAACGCGATGGATTTCTTTGGTGATACGGAATCTTCGACTGATCCAATCAACGTTATAGACTTGAAATAGCATACCCCAAATCGTTTTCGAGCGAGTCCTTCACTTGTTACTTTCAGTGTCCGGACAGTCCTCCCACGTGTTAAGTATGATGGCGAGCATCACCAATCAACGCTATAGACTTGAAATGCATACCCCAGATCGTTTTCGAGAGCGAGTTCTTCACTCGCTAGTTTCAGTGTCCGGCCAGTCCTCCCACGTGTCAAGTATGATGGCGAGCGTTTCCAATCAACGTTATAGATTTGAAATGCATACCCCAAATCGTTTTCGAGCGAGTTCTTCACTCGCTAGTTTCGGTCTCCGGACAGTTCTCCCACGTGTTAAGTATGATGGCGAGCGTTTCCAATCAACGTTATAGACTTGAAATGCATACCCCAAATCGTTTTCGAGCGAGGTCTTCACTCGCTAGTTTCGGTCTCCGGACAGTCCTCCCAATTGTTAAGTATGATCG
This window of the Ostrinia nubilalis chromosome 9, ilOstNubi1.1, whole genome shotgun sequence genome carries:
- the LOC135074811 gene encoding zinc finger protein 581-like — protein: MLTRKQQLINRGIGDVSDSSTWQTLGGGVADYLSALPLPLHHLLKYSTPANECKREEQPTIVTVTNALPSISTIATYAKLPSAAADKRQEHHNVVTVTNALPPISTIATQLPSHSVSSVVVQTAPVVTQVLAAPASPTPAKKKKKKKSTKEKQPRPKPGEIRITTALVSLADGSTLYCCPECQMAYPERELLEQHLLGHTMERRFICDICNAALKRKDHLTRHKQSHNPERPHVCSVCLKAFKRKEQLTLHFVIHSGEKRHVCNECGKGFYRKDHLRKHTRSHIARRVKAELSAGANSDTTTTLDASDTASAPS